One Cicer arietinum cultivar CDC Frontier isolate Library 1 chromosome 8, Cicar.CDCFrontier_v2.0, whole genome shotgun sequence DNA segment encodes these proteins:
- the LOC101498057 gene encoding exocyst complex component EXO70C2-like has product MEKNLDENSNSFPRKDEDHNNADNTPHSPLLENEDKVDAKPDGETEKVDDDLVQGEPEAKEEEKKEEDAEVAVEVPQEAEPETEIEIPPPNLEKVSEDIDQFLEENNHNNEEKIPEFVNKFLDLVEQKIAEYDGSETKWGESMEKDSSFLEGVNRVTKLMKFLTIIIERGNEDNENEDEKEEKKENKNSNSMLLNRIGVIQQRAMSYLEEEFRLLMEESRNQNKSENNHDPKGKHVAAAEPSDAEPIETVMDFPGFTEEAVTNLNKIAREMLLGGYESECCHVYAVSRKYAFGDGLHKLGYERISMDEVQKMQWESLEREIPTWINTFKECANVWFPGERKLVGLIFAEHPSVADTLYTNLTRVVTFQLLNFAESVAMTKRAAEKLFKLLDMYETLRDTVPNLENLFPEEIVDEVKAEMTSAKNRLGEVAVLIFCELENSIKSDNGKTPVSGGAVHPLTRYIMNYLRLACEYKDILEEVFKDHSKIERADSTSRPRYPGENQNENQRSSNDKENTSPFAAQLTRVMELLDTNLEGKAKLYKEVALSCIFMMNNGRYIVQKIKGSSEIYEVMGETWCRKRSTELRTYHKNYQIETWGKILSCLSPKGLNDNGKVPKPALKERFKTFNALFEEIHKTQSTWVVSDEQLQSELRVSISALVSRQTEKYIKFQAEDIENYIDELFDGNPHHQAMARKKA; this is encoded by the coding sequence ATGGAGAAGAACCTTGATGAAAATTCAAACAGTTTCCCTCGCAAAGACGAGGATCACAACAATGCCGACAACACCCCTCATTCGCCGTTGCTAGAAAATGAAGACAAAGTTGATGCTAAACCGGATGGCGAAACTGAAAAGGTTGATGATGATCTTGTTCAGGGAGAGCCAGAAGCGAAGGAGGAGGAGAAGAAGGAGGAGGATGCAGAAGTAGCAGTTGAGGTTCCGCAGGAAGCGGAACCTGAAACTGAAATAGAGATTCCTCCTCCTAACTTGGAGAAGGTTTCAGAAGATATTGATCAATTCCTTGAAGAGAACAATCATAATAATGAAGAGAAAATTCCTGAATTCGTTAACAAGTTTTTGGATTTGGTAGAACAGAAAATCGCAGAGTATGATGGCAGTGAAACAAAGTGGGGTGAATCCATGGAGAAAGATTCATCGTTTTTGGAAGGTGTGAATCGTGTAACAAAGCTGATGAAATTTTTGACTATAATAATTGAAAGAGGAAATGAAGATAATGAAAATGAAGAcgaaaaagaagagaagaaagaaaacaagaatTCAAATTCAATGTTGTTGAACCGAATCGGCGTGATTCAACAACGGGCTATGTCGTACTTGGAAGAGGAGTTTCGTTTGTTAATGGAAGAATCTAGAAACCAAAACAAATCAGAAAACAACCATGACCCGAAAGGGAAACACGTGGCAGCAGCAGAGCCATCAGATGCTGAACCAATAGAGACGGTTATGGATTTCCCGGGTTTTACGGAAGAGGCCGTtacaaatttaaacaaaatagcGCGGGAGATGTTGTTAGGTGGTTACGAATCAGAGTGCTGCCACGTGTACGCCGTTTCAAGAAAGTACGCTTTCGGAGACGGTTTGCACAAGCTTGGGTACGAAAGGATAAGCATGGACGAGGTTCAAAAAATGCAATGGGAGTCTTTGGAGAGAGAGATTCCAACATGGATCAACACGTTCAAAGAATGTGCCAACGTGTGGTTCCCTGGCGAACGGAAACTCGTTGGGTTAATTTTCGCCGAGCATCCATCGGTGGCCGACACGCTCTACACCAATCTCACGCGCGTCGTTACTTTTCAGCTTCTCAACTTTGCCGAGAGCGTCGCGATGACTAAACGCGCCGCCGAGAAGCTCTTCAAGCTTCTCGATATGTACGAGACTTTGAGAGACACTGTTCCTAATCTCGAGAATCTCTTCCCGGAGGAGATTGTCGATGAAGTCAAAGCCGAAATGACGTCGGCGAAGAATAGGCTCGGCGAGGTTGCAGTTTTGATATTTTGCGAACTCGAAAACTCGATCAAATCGGACAACGGTAAAACACCGGTGTCCGGTGGTGCCGTTCACCCTCTAACTCGTTACATAATGAACTACCTGAGACTCGCATGTGAGTATAAAGACATATTGGAAGAAGTTTTCAAAGATCATTCGAAAATTGAACGAGCAGATTCAACCAGTAGGCCTCGCTACCCTGGAGAGAATCAAAACGAAAATCAAAGATCATCGAATGATAAGGAAAACACATCACCATTTGCAGCACAGTTGACACGTGTGATGGAGTTGCTTGACACGAATCTTGAAGGAAAAGCAAAGTTATACAAAGAAGTAGCACTAAGTTGCATCTTCATGATGAACAATGGAAGATACAttgttcaaaaaataaaaggttCATCTGAAATATATGAAGTGATGGGAGAAACGTGGTGTCGTAAAAGATCAACAGAGCTGAGAACTTACCACAAAAACTATCAAATAGAAACATGGGGCAAGATATTGAGTTGTTTAAGTCCTAAAGGTTTGAATGATAATGGGAAGGTGCCGAAGCCAGCACTGAAGGAGAGGTTCAAGACCTTCAATGCATTGTTTGAAGAGATACACAAGACACAGAGTACATGGGTTGTGAGTGATGAACAACTTCAATCTGAGCTTAGAGTTTCAATATCAGCACT